In one window of Aceticella autotrophica DNA:
- a CDS encoding NAD(P)H-hydrate dehydratase, with the protein MVILSVKEMKDIESTAINSLGIPSICLMENAGRMVAERAKEYLTQRCMKNVLIISGKGNNGGDGYVAARYLHNNGYDVKVFLTSNSALITGDAKKNLDIIMNMGIFVAEIIQKEQLKFLEKNLKECDLIIDAIYGIGLRGEISGNTKEIIEMLNQSNKHIISVDVPSGINADTGHIESCGVKACETVTMQYIKKGLVVYPGVEYCGEITVADIGIPKDIIEQYRNKYNVITKQDVRIKERDKNTHKGDYGKVLIIAGSKNMTGAAYLCAQSAIKTGCGLVRLAVPKTIQHILQGRLSEIITHGIKDEDGTFFSESAEEVMALASDCDVIAIGPGITNSERIRAFLKRIINSINKPMVIDADGLNALCGSLGIITGKDLILTPHYGEMSRLSGISIDDIKNNTLKSVSDFVDRYMVTLVLKGSRTVIGNKAKGIYINKTGNPGMATAGSGDVLTGMIASFMAQGYDCVDAAKYGVYYHGKAGDMAEEKYGELSLTASNIIEFIHEALKTGK; encoded by the coding sequence ATGGTAATATTATCTGTTAAGGAAATGAAGGATATCGAAAGTACGGCTATTAATTCTTTGGGTATACCTTCAATATGCCTTATGGAAAATGCAGGAAGAATGGTGGCGGAAAGAGCTAAAGAATATTTAACTCAAAGGTGTATGAAAAATGTCCTGATAATATCAGGTAAGGGTAATAATGGCGGTGACGGATATGTTGCCGCGAGATATTTGCATAATAATGGATATGATGTTAAAGTCTTTTTGACTTCCAATAGTGCTTTAATAACAGGTGATGCCAAAAAAAATTTAGATATTATTATGAATATGGGGATTTTTGTTGCAGAAATAATACAAAAAGAACAATTAAAATTTTTGGAGAAAAACCTTAAAGAATGTGATTTAATAATTGATGCTATTTATGGAATTGGTTTAAGAGGAGAAATAAGCGGTAATACAAAGGAAATAATTGAGATGCTTAATCAGTCAAATAAACATATTATATCTGTCGATGTACCATCGGGGATAAATGCAGATACAGGTCATATAGAAAGCTGTGGTGTAAAGGCATGTGAAACCGTTACGATGCAGTATATAAAAAAGGGACTTGTGGTTTATCCCGGTGTTGAATATTGCGGAGAAATTACCGTTGCAGATATAGGCATACCAAAGGACATAATAGAACAATATAGAAATAAGTACAATGTTATAACGAAACAGGATGTCAGGATTAAAGAAAGGGATAAAAACACCCATAAAGGCGATTATGGCAAAGTGCTTATTATAGCCGGTTCAAAGAATATGACAGGGGCTGCATATCTTTGTGCTCAGAGTGCAATAAAAACCGGTTGCGGGCTTGTAAGGCTTGCTGTTCCCAAAACTATACAGCATATACTTCAGGGAAGATTAAGCGAAATTATAACACATGGCATAAAAGACGAAGATGGTACATTTTTTTCTGAATCAGCGGAGGAGGTTATGGCTTTAGCAAGCGATTGTGATGTAATAGCAATAGGACCGGGCATTACAAATAGCGAAAGAATAAGAGCCTTTTTAAAACGCATTATTAATAGCATAAATAAACCTATGGTAATTGACGCTGACGGATTAAACGCATTATGTGGCAGTCTTGGTATTATTACAGGGAAAGACTTAATTTTAACGCCGCATTATGGAGAGATGTCAAGGCTTAGTGGTATAAGTATTGATGATATAAAGAATAATACACTAAAAAGTGTATCGGATTTTGTAGATAGATACATGGTCACACTCGTGCTTAAGGGGTCAAGAACAGTAATAGGAAACAAGGCAAAAGGCATATATATTAATAAAACAGGAAATCCGGGAATGGCAACTGCCGGAAGCGGCGATGTTCTTACCGGAATGATTGCTTCATTTATGGCACAGGGCTATGATTGTGTTGATGCGGCAAAGTATGGAGTTTATTATCACGGCAAAGCGGGGGATATGGCGGAAGAAAAATATGGAGAATTAAGTCTTACGGCTTCAAATATAATTGAGTTTATTCATGAGGCATTAAAAACAGGAAAATAA
- a CDS encoding LolA family protein has protein sequence MKFRIALLIFLIALFAGCGEKAKENAYESILKSLNGMKSYTADAEAELHSNNNTKRFFMKQFYKDGKYRIEIFDNEGKVDKIIMYDEKHSYVYFSKINQVFIEENSNDVPIYSMVTSFRYNLNKAGNIAKSSADIFTIATPIPDGNTYLYKEEMEFSKKGLKPQILKIYGIKGELYAKITYKNFVYNPDIKDKIFNKDYISTISKDMNINQKESIDLKDVYKYSGINPVLPVFMPEGYSLSNINIDKTSANSVYLTYLKGNDIIKIIESIEENNDKKDWAMKQADGFIYYKKGEAYDMYKNGISIKIISNQNISEKEVLKIFKSFK, from the coding sequence TTGAAGTTCCGAATCGCCCTTTTGATTTTTCTTATAGCTTTATTTGCCGGTTGTGGTGAAAAGGCAAAAGAAAATGCATATGAAAGTATTCTTAAATCTCTAAATGGCATGAAAAGTTATACTGCAGATGCCGAGGCAGAGTTGCACAGTAATAATAACACAAAAAGGTTCTTCATGAAACAGTTTTACAAAGACGGAAAATATAGAATTGAGATTTTCGATAATGAAGGTAAGGTTGATAAGATAATCATGTATGATGAGAAACACAGTTATGTGTATTTTTCAAAGATTAATCAGGTATTTATTGAGGAAAATAGCAATGATGTACCTATATATTCGATGGTAACCTCTTTTAGATATAATCTCAATAAGGCAGGTAATATTGCAAAATCATCTGCTGATATTTTTACAATTGCTACGCCGATTCCCGATGGAAATACCTATTTGTATAAGGAAGAGATGGAATTTTCAAAAAAAGGATTGAAACCTCAAATCCTTAAAATATATGGAATCAAAGGGGAACTTTATGCAAAAATTACTTATAAGAATTTTGTATATAATCCAGATATAAAAGACAAGATATTTAATAAGGATTATATTTCTACAATTAGTAAAGATATGAATATAAATCAAAAGGAATCAATTGATTTAAAGGATGTTTATAAGTATTCCGGTATAAATCCTGTTTTACCTGTGTTCATGCCGGAAGGTTACAGTCTGTCAAATATTAACATAGACAAAACATCGGCAAATTCAGTTTATTTAACATATTTAAAAGGGAATGATATAATTAAAATTATCGAAAGCATTGAAGAAAATAACGACAAAAAAGATTGGGCAATGAAACAAGCTGATGGATTTATTTATTATAAAAAAGGTGAAGCATATGATATGTATAAAAATGGCATTAGTATAAAGATAATATCAAACCAAAATATAAGTGAAAAAGAAGTATTAAAAATATTCAAGTCTTTTAAATAG
- the alr gene encoding alanine racemase → MFDLYRPAWAEVNLDNIKHNYNQIRKMTDKDAGIMAVVKANAYGHGSYEVSKAVIENGADYLAVAIIDEAIELRELGIDKPILILGYTPIEYVKEIVKYDLTQTVFELKYAYELSREAYNQGKKAKIHVKIDTGMGRIGYHDLEKAEEEIVEMSLLEGIYIEGIFSHFSSSDEKDKEYTLWQFKKFKEINERLSKHGVKIPVRHIANSAAIIDLPFTHLEMVRPGIILYGCYPSDEVEKKADLRSTMAIKARIVQLKDVSENEFISYNRTYKTSKTSKIATLPIGYADGLNRLLSNNHNVIIKGKYAPIVGKICMDQCMIDVTNINGVEEGDVAVLMGEQGDKSITPDDIAKKIKTISYEVYCGISRRVPRIYISNGKISKVQNYLLH, encoded by the coding sequence ATATTTGATTTATATAGACCCGCATGGGCAGAGGTTAATCTTGATAATATTAAACATAACTATAATCAAATAAGAAAAATGACGGACAAAGATGCAGGGATTATGGCTGTTGTAAAAGCAAATGCATATGGGCATGGGTCATATGAAGTTTCAAAGGCAGTTATTGAAAATGGTGCGGATTATCTTGCGGTTGCAATTATCGATGAGGCTATCGAACTCAGGGAATTGGGAATTGATAAACCGATATTAATACTGGGCTATACCCCTATAGAATATGTCAAAGAAATTGTTAAATATGATTTAACACAAACGGTTTTTGAACTGAAATATGCTTATGAATTGTCCAGAGAAGCTTATAATCAGGGGAAAAAGGCAAAGATTCATGTTAAAATTGATACGGGAATGGGCAGAATCGGATACCATGACCTTGAAAAAGCCGAGGAAGAAATAGTAGAAATGTCTTTATTAGAAGGAATATATATTGAAGGTATTTTCAGCCACTTTTCATCCTCTGATGAAAAAGATAAGGAATATACCCTGTGGCAGTTTAAGAAATTTAAGGAAATAAATGAAAGGCTTTCAAAACATGGAGTCAAAATACCTGTAAGGCATATTGCTAATAGTGCCGCAATTATTGATTTGCCTTTTACACACCTTGAAATGGTGAGACCCGGTATTATATTGTATGGATGCTATCCTTCTGATGAGGTAGAAAAAAAGGCGGATTTACGCAGCACCATGGCTATAAAGGCACGCATAGTACAGCTTAAAGATGTTTCAGAAAATGAGTTTATAAGTTATAACAGAACATACAAAACAAGCAAAACAAGCAAAATAGCGACATTGCCTATTGGCTATGCAGATGGTTTAAACAGGTTGTTATCAAATAATCATAATGTTATAATAAAAGGGAAATATGCACCGATAGTAGGGAAAATATGTATGGACCAATGTATGATAGATGTAACAAATATAAACGGTGTTGAGGAAGGTGATGTAGCTGTATTAATGGGAGAACAAGGCGATAAAAGTATAACCCCTGATGATATAGCAAAAAAAATAAAAACTATTTCTTATGAAGTATATTGTGGAATATCCAGAAGGGTACCACGAATATATATAAGTAATGGAAAGATATCAAAAGTGCAAAATTATTTACTTCATTGA
- a CDS encoding CopG family ribbon-helix-helix protein has protein sequence MGETKRILVSLPESLLEEVDILAAMENRNRSEFIREAMRLYIRERKKMKIRESMKKGYLEMGTINAELAEMSLTAENECFLRYERKLKKCD, from the coding sequence GTGGGCGAGACAAAAAGAATACTCGTCAGTTTGCCGGAGAGTTTGCTTGAAGAAGTTGATATTCTTGCAGCGATGGAAAATAGAAACCGCAGTGAATTCATAAGAGAAGCTATGAGGTTGTACATCAGGGAAAGAAAAAAGATGAAGATACGTGAAAGCATGAAAAAAGGCTACCTTGAGATGGGTACGATCAATGCTGAACTTGCGGAAATGAGCCTAACCGCCGAAAATGAATGTTTTTTAAGATATGAAAGGAAATTAAAAAAGTGTGATTAA
- a CDS encoding type II toxin-antitoxin system PemK/MazF family toxin encodes MVIKRGDILYADLSPVIGSEQGGVRPVLVIQNDIGNKYSPTVIVSAITSQINKAKLPTHVEINGTEFGLNKDSVILLEQIRTIDKKRLREKIGHFDQEMMDKVNEALQISLGLIDF; translated from the coding sequence ATGGTTATAAAAAGAGGAGATATTTTATATGCTGATTTAAGCCCTGTAATTGGCTCTGAACAGGGGGGGGTAAGACCTGTACTTGTGATACAAAATGATATTGGCAATAAATACAGTCCAACAGTTATAGTTTCGGCTATTACTTCACAGATAAACAAGGCAAAGCTTCCTACACATGTGGAGATAAACGGGACTGAATTTGGACTAAATAAAGATTCTGTTATTCTTCTTGAACAGATAAGAACAATTGATAAAAAAAGATTGAGGGAAAAGATAGGGCATTTCGATCAGGAAATGATGGATAAGGTAAATGAAGCACTGCAAATAAGCCTCGGACTCATTGATTTTTAA
- a CDS encoding DUF5693 family protein → MKLKVMLVAVIILSVIVSIYVDVARIGVENKYDTVEIVADLYNFENLSANTGNDISNILKEMKANGLKGVAVPEVSLKRLRDTGKISLNTMSDVQNIYTLIGKTDNEAVTQYLRNITDRQKEIQCNFLIVTTRDRDTFDFLKNSLSRRVPQDKLTILEKNKDYAFIINEPMDTFSDQGLGFDVKDLNMVKALGFDVIPRVENFNGIKDRDIENYIKLLKNYDTKTVIFGGNDVLGNMEKISYAASQFKKNGITVGIIDTPMGKKLQSGIEKFTKFDGYRGLKVYGLSEKETQKYDINDIVDRWYRSIIERNVRIIYMRAKVDDLKTPAYNMKQNITAMKQLNTLVDYAGLKTGIAKPMGVIHQSKIIEVLIAVGVVAGGILLLLSFGLKEVPALILTIATTVLTAAVLLTRFNDLGIKTVALAASIIFPSLGIVYFVNSSNGLINNKEQKGFISVSLKIFIKAVLISFVGGLMIAAIMADSKYMLKLDYFRGVKLSFTIPVLIFAIYYCYKVFKIDNFKKFINTSVKILNMDIKIWHMLAAAAAALICIIYISRTGNSPLIKPSSIELKFRDFLEHYLVARPRTKEFLFGYPALILAVYAAIKKSKGWNFILGIFASIGILSAPNTMSHVESVLTMAIERTVYGWIFGAIIGVIAVVIIERLVRFANNLLKRGALL, encoded by the coding sequence TTGAAACTTAAAGTAATGCTTGTGGCAGTAATAATATTGTCTGTAATTGTGTCTATATATGTTGATGTGGCAAGGATTGGCGTAGAAAATAAATATGATACTGTTGAAATTGTCGCAGACCTTTATAATTTTGAAAATCTGTCAGCAAACACAGGAAACGATATTTCAAATATCTTAAAAGAAATGAAAGCAAATGGTTTGAAGGGTGTGGCAGTGCCTGAAGTATCATTAAAAAGGCTTAGAGACACCGGTAAAATTTCCTTAAATACAATGTCAGATGTGCAAAATATATATACTTTGATTGGTAAAACAGATAATGAAGCTGTTACACAATATTTAAGGAATATTACTGATAGACAGAAGGAAATTCAGTGTAATTTTTTAATTGTGACGACAAGGGACAGGGATACATTTGATTTTTTGAAAAATTCGCTAAGCAGAAGGGTTCCACAAGACAAATTAACAATACTTGAAAAAAACAAAGACTATGCCTTTATTATAAATGAACCAATGGACACATTTTCTGATCAAGGTTTAGGTTTTGATGTAAAAGACCTTAATATGGTCAAGGCTCTTGGCTTTGATGTAATACCCCGTGTAGAAAATTTCAATGGGATAAAAGATAGAGATATAGAGAATTATATCAAATTGTTAAAAAACTATGATACTAAAACCGTCATCTTTGGTGGCAATGATGTTCTGGGCAATATGGAAAAGATATCCTATGCTGCATCCCAGTTTAAGAAAAATGGTATAACGGTTGGTATTATTGATACACCAATGGGTAAAAAATTGCAAAGCGGCATTGAGAAATTTACTAAATTTGATGGATATAGGGGGCTTAAAGTTTACGGTCTTTCTGAAAAGGAAACACAAAAATATGATATAAATGACATAGTTGACAGATGGTACAGGTCTATAATTGAGAGAAATGTCAGAATAATTTACATGAGGGCAAAGGTGGATGATTTAAAGACACCTGCATATAATATGAAGCAAAACATAACAGCAATGAAACAGTTGAATACCCTCGTTGACTATGCAGGATTGAAAACCGGTATAGCAAAACCAATGGGCGTGATTCACCAGTCAAAAATAATAGAAGTTCTTATTGCAGTTGGTGTTGTTGCAGGAGGTATACTCCTTTTGCTATCCTTTGGGCTAAAAGAAGTACCTGCACTTATATTGACAATTGCGACAACGGTGTTAACTGCAGCAGTTTTGTTAACGAGATTTAATGACTTGGGAATAAAGACTGTTGCTCTTGCAGCATCGATTATATTTCCTTCGCTTGGAATAGTATATTTTGTTAATAGCAGTAATGGATTAATAAACAACAAGGAACAGAAGGGTTTTATTTCTGTATCGTTGAAAATATTCATAAAAGCTGTTTTAATTTCCTTTGTTGGAGGACTTATGATTGCTGCAATAATGGCGGACAGCAAATACATGCTGAAACTTGATTATTTTCGTGGTGTTAAGCTGTCATTTACCATACCGGTACTAATATTTGCAATATATTACTGTTATAAGGTGTTTAAAATCGATAATTTTAAAAAATTTATAAATACATCGGTCAAAATTTTAAATATGGATATAAAGATATGGCATATGCTGGCGGCTGCAGCAGCAGCATTGATATGTATAATTTATATCTCAAGGACAGGAAACAGTCCTTTAATTAAACCTTCATCAATAGAACTTAAATTCAGGGATTTTTTAGAGCATTATCTTGTTGCAAGACCGAGAACAAAAGAATTTTTATTCGGATACCCTGCCTTGATATTGGCAGTATATGCAGCAATAAAAAAGTCGAAGGGTTGGAATTTTATATTGGGTATATTTGCATCTATTGGTATATTATCTGCACCAAATACCATGAGCCATGTTGAAAGTGTATTGACGATGGCAATAGAAAGAACGGTATATGGGTGGATTTTTGGGGCAATAATTGGAGTAATAGCAGTGGTAATTATAGAAAGACTGGTACGATTTGCAAACAATTTATTAAAAAGAGGAGCATTGTTATGA
- the csaB gene encoding polysaccharide pyruvyl transferase CsaB has translation MKVVVSGYYGFDNCGDDAVLGCLITGLKERGINDITVFSNNPAETAKSYGVNAVSRNSFKKIFRVIKGSDAILSGGGSLFQDKTSSKSLWYYLAIVFIGVLLGKKVFIVGQGIGPIDKKFNRWLTSKILNKVNKITVRDEASKEYLKDLNIRKEIIVAADPVINLKPAEDSQVKEILEKENIDSNDKYMIICTREWGNSELSRVEIAKTADRIAQDYGFKVVFLPFYYKKDEAESEKVSEYMKLPSNIIRGKYKPEEVMGIIKNSSLLIGVRFHSLVFAFATSTPFVGISYDPKIDGFLNSINMEGFKIEKFTSDDIVKYVNMIFCKKEDYINNIRKYADELKQRSEYNFEIFDEYIKHEVQKK, from the coding sequence ATGAAGGTTGTTGTTTCAGGTTATTATGGTTTTGACAACTGCGGTGATGATGCTGTGCTGGGTTGTTTAATCACAGGTCTTAAAGAGAGGGGTATTAATGATATAACCGTTTTTTCAAACAATCCTGCTGAAACTGCTAAATCCTATGGAGTAAACGCTGTAAGTAGAAATTCATTTAAAAAGATATTTAGGGTTATTAAAGGCTCGGATGCGATACTAAGCGGCGGTGGAAGTCTTTTTCAGGACAAGACCAGCAGCAAAAGCCTTTGGTATTATCTTGCCATTGTATTTATTGGGGTTTTATTGGGTAAAAAGGTGTTTATAGTAGGGCAGGGAATAGGACCTATTGATAAAAAATTTAATAGGTGGCTTACATCAAAAATTTTAAATAAGGTTAATAAGATTACTGTAAGGGATGAAGCCTCAAAGGAATATTTGAAGGATTTAAATATAAGGAAAGAAATAATAGTAGCGGCAGACCCGGTTATAAATCTTAAACCTGCTGAGGATTCTCAAGTAAAGGAAATATTGGAAAAAGAGAATATTGATTCAAACGATAAATACATGATAATATGTACGCGCGAGTGGGGTAATTCAGAGTTGTCAAGGGTAGAGATTGCTAAGACTGCCGATCGCATTGCACAGGATTATGGTTTTAAGGTGGTTTTTCTTCCTTTTTATTATAAGAAGGATGAAGCTGAAAGTGAAAAAGTTTCCGAATATATGAAGTTGCCTTCTAATATCATTAGAGGTAAATATAAGCCTGAAGAAGTAATGGGAATTATTAAAAACAGCAGTCTTTTAATAGGTGTCAGGTTTCACTCTTTGGTATTCGCTTTTGCAACATCTACGCCATTTGTAGGTATTTCTTATGACCCCAAGATAGATGGATTTTTAAATTCTATTAATATGGAGGGTTTTAAAATAGAAAAATTCACATCTGATGATATAGTTAAATATGTTAATATGATTTTTTGCAAAAAAGAAGATTATATAAATAACATAAGGAAGTATGCAGATGAGTTGAAACAGCGTTCGGAATATAATTTTGAGATTTTTGATGAATATATAAAGCATGAGGTGCAAAAAAAATGA
- a CDS encoding WecB/TagA/CpsF family glycosyltransferase: MKDRFNIFGVPIDKVTMKDAVKRTEDFLKEDRLHIVATPNAEIIMMAQKDEEYKDILNKTDLNVPDGSGVVFASKVYKEELPERVAGFDLMMELLRIADKKEQKIYLLGAAPDVIKKTYENLKKKYPGINIVGIHDGYFKDFQEEGIIKEINSKNPDIIFVALGAPKQEKWIFKNRNILNARLAIGVGGSFDVLAGKVKRAPEIYRKLGMEWLYRLKKEPWRYKRMMVLPKFAVKVLFSRR; encoded by the coding sequence ATGAAGGATAGATTTAATATATTTGGCGTACCTATTGACAAGGTTACAATGAAGGATGCGGTAAAGAGGACTGAAGATTTTTTAAAGGAAGATAGGCTTCATATTGTTGCAACACCAAACGCTGAAATTATCATGATGGCACAAAAAGATGAGGAATATAAAGATATATTAAATAAGACGGACCTAAATGTACCAGATGGAAGCGGTGTGGTATTTGCCTCAAAGGTTTATAAAGAAGAACTTCCTGAGAGGGTTGCCGGCTTTGACCTTATGATGGAGCTTTTAAGAATAGCAGATAAGAAGGAACAAAAAATATATTTGCTTGGTGCCGCACCGGATGTTATTAAAAAAACATACGAAAATCTTAAAAAGAAATATCCGGGGATAAATATTGTAGGTATCCATGATGGCTATTTTAAAGACTTTCAAGAGGAAGGGATAATAAAAGAGATTAACAGCAAAAATCCGGATATAATTTTTGTAGCTTTGGGAGCACCAAAACAGGAAAAATGGATATTCAAAAATAGGAATATATTAAATGCAAGACTTGCTATTGGGGTTGGCGGAAGTTTTGATGTTCTTGCAGGAAAAGTTAAAAGGGCTCCGGAGATTTATCGCAAATTGGGAATGGAATGGCTTTACAGACTTAAAAAAGAGCCCTGGAGATATAAGAGGATGATGGTACTGCCCAAATTTGCGGTAAAAGTTTTATTTTCTCGCAGGTGA
- a CDS encoding YitT family protein has protein sequence MNTKVKKIIYDFVWITIGTLLLTLSLDLFLAPNRIAPGGISGLAIVLQHLFGWPVGAVILLINIPLFIISIKILGTGFGAKTLYSTMLLGVSVDVFSFLKPLTHDPMLAAVYGGIIMGLGLGIVFKYGATTGGTDMAAMTIHKYVPFLSVGRILLIIDFIIIVLAGIVFTPELALYALATEFLGIKVIDIVQEGTDYERIAIIISDKYEDISKSILYDMNRGVTELKGVGAYSKKDKNVLLCVVTRNEVTNLRELVKKADPAAFVILTTAHEVMGEGFRDI, from the coding sequence ATGAATACTAAAGTTAAAAAAATTATTTATGATTTTGTATGGATTACTATTGGAACACTTCTTCTAACACTTTCCTTAGACTTGTTTTTAGCACCAAACAGGATAGCACCCGGTGGCATAAGCGGACTTGCCATTGTTTTACAGCATTTATTCGGTTGGCCTGTTGGTGCTGTCATACTTTTAATTAATATACCGCTTTTTATAATATCTATTAAAATACTTGGCACAGGATTTGGCGCAAAAACCTTGTATTCTACAATGCTATTGGGCGTTTCAGTTGATGTGTTTTCATTTTTAAAACCCCTGACACATGACCCTATGCTTGCAGCAGTTTACGGGGGAATAATCATGGGGCTGGGACTTGGGATAGTGTTTAAATATGGAGCAACAACCGGTGGTACGGATATGGCTGCCATGACAATACATAAATACGTGCCTTTTTTAAGTGTCGGACGGATACTTCTTATAATAGATTTCATAATTATAGTATTAGCAGGTATAGTATTTACTCCTGAATTGGCTTTATATGCGTTGGCTACAGAGTTTCTCGGGATTAAAGTTATTGATATTGTTCAGGAAGGAACGGATTATGAGAGAATTGCGATAATAATATCAGACAAGTATGAGGATATTAGCAAATCAATATTGTATGATATGAACCGTGGCGTTACAGAATTAAAGGGTGTTGGTGCGTATTCCAAAAAGGATAAAAATGTGCTTCTTTGTGTTGTGACAAGAAATGAGGTGACTAATTTAAGGGAACTGGTAAAAAAGGCAGACCCTGCTGCATTTGTTATACTTACAACAGCACATGAGGTGATGGGTGAAGGCTTTAGGGATATATAA
- a CDS encoding ferredoxin domain-containing protein produces the protein MDVIELSAELMALSARTAPKTLGQDFIETKIITGEDLKKLNNDMCKYGEESKKKNFDRDGRNVEKSGAVLLISLNNPKRSGLNCGACGYNKCENLRDFREGSEFAGPVCAWRLIDLGIAIGSAVKTASILNVDNRVMYRIGISARRLKLIEGEIVVGIPLSATGKNIYFDR, from the coding sequence ATGGATGTTATTGAACTATCAGCCGAACTTATGGCATTATCCGCCAGGACAGCTCCTAAAACTCTTGGTCAAGACTTTATCGAAACAAAAATAATTACAGGTGAAGATTTGAAAAAATTAAATAATGATATGTGTAAATACGGGGAAGAATCAAAAAAGAAAAACTTCGATAGGGATGGAAGAAACGTTGAAAAATCCGGTGCTGTACTCTTAATATCTCTAAATAACCCTAAGAGGTCTGGATTAAACTGCGGCGCATGCGGTTATAATAAATGCGAAAATCTAAGAGATTTCAGAGAAGGCAGTGAATTTGCAGGTCCTGTATGCGCCTGGAGGCTTATTGACCTTGGAATAGCTATTGGATCAGCTGTAAAAACCGCCAGTATTTTAAATGTTGACAATAGGGTCATGTACCGCATAGGCATAAGCGCAAGGCGTTTAAAACTTATTGAAGGAGAAATAGTCGTGGGGATTCCGTTGTCTGCAACGGGTAAAAACATATATTTTGACAGATAA